The genomic segment ACGATGGTCCCCGCCAACGTGACCTATCCGCCGTCGATGATCGCCACCGCCATCGAGATGACAGCTGTGGGCATGACCTCGACCGCGCCGGTCGCGGGAACGTTCACCATCGGATCGGTTCTGATCACGCCCGACAACGCGCTTGAATTCTACTATCCCGACAGCCCGTTCTGATCAGCGTTACCGAAGTGGAAAGGCCCGCCTTCTGGCGGGCCTTTTGTTTTTTATCAATTGGTTAGATCAGGTTACCAGCCGGTAACCGGTGATCGGATCACCGTCCCCTGCCCCGGTTACCGGCCGGTAACCGTCACAATTTGCGGATGCGCGGTCCGCGCGCCAATTCCGCCTCAAAGGCCTTTACCGCCGCCTCCAGCCGATCGCGCGGCATCTGGGCAAAATTGGTGTCACTCACCACGCGGAACTCTCCGTCCCGTGCCGTGACCTTCAAGGCGCCGACGCGAAACTCCAGCTTGGCCATCGCTGGACGCGCCGCACCCTGACCCGCACCACGTTTTTCCGCCTCGACGAAACCTTGCAGCAGACGGTTCTGCGCCTGGGCATCCTCTGCCGTGGCCAACCGAGCCCGCAAGGTCTCCACCTCGCCGGGCACCCGCAACGCACGCGCAACAGACACCCCGAGGTCGCGGCCCACCGCCTTCGGAAACCGCAGGTCTGCCCCCAGGATCGACAGCATCCAGACGAACGCCTTGATATAGGACCGCTTGGTCTTGTGCAGCGACGCATAAAGCCGGGCGACCATCGCATCTGGATCGATCTCATCCACCGCCGGGTCCTCTGCCGCGGAAATCGCGACCTGCGCCATCTCGGCAAAGGTCAGATCCTCGCGGACCACGTTCTCCTCGACCATGTCGACATAGCGGGCCAACCGGTCATCAGCACCGCCCTCGACCCGCGCGACAACCATGGCAAACCGATCGTCCCCCGTCTCGTCGTGAAGCTGCCGCAGCGCGGTCAGGCGACGCCATCCCTTCTTGAGCTGGTAGCCGTCACCTTCGGCCCAGACCTCGATCGGTTCGCGTTGACCCCGTGCGCGGATCGAGGCTTTCAACTCCTCCATCTCATCGGAGGCGGCGACAGCCTCCAGGTCCAGCCGATCCCGTGGCAAGGCCTCGGTCCCGATCCGGTCCAGCGGCAGAGACAGCAGGACGTGCCCCGCCTCCTGCGCCTCGCGCCAGGCCTTGGCGTCCTCGGCATTGCGCCTGCGCTGTTCGATCTTGGCTTCGGTCGTCTCGTGCAACGTCTCGGCGGTTTCGCGCACGGCCGCCCCCATGGGACCCGGCCGGCGATCCCGCTTGACCGCGGGCGTATCGATGGGGGCAAAGCCGAACTTGTTCTTGGACGTCATGCCACATCTCCTTTCACCGAGGCGTCAGCCTCCCAGGCGGTCAGCACCGTTTCCTTGAACTCGCCGTAAGCGCGGTCGAAACTCTGGCGCGCACGCTTCCAGGTTTCGCGGGTCATCTGCCGGTAATCCTGCTCGTAGACCGACATCTGGAACCGGCCGGACTGTTCGACCGCGCGCGTCATCTCGACCGGGTGACGGCAAACGTCGGCCCCGAAAACATTGGCGAAGGCATCGGACATCGCGGCATGCAGCGGGTTGGTCGTCTCGTACCGGGTCATCAGCAGACGGATGTCGCGGAAGGTTTTCGGCAAGGTCAGCCCTGCCTCCTCGGCGATGCCGGTGAACCCTTCGGAAATGTCGGCCAGAGCATCGCCCAACTGACCGAGGAACGACGTTGTGGAATCATACTCCCAGTATCCGGGGCCCGACGGGATATAGAGAATGTCCGAGGCGAAGGCGGCGTTCAGCGACTGATAGCCGATGGCGGGCGGGCAATCGAAGATGATGATGTCATACTGATCGTCAGGCAGCTCATCGAGATAGCGGGCCACACAGCCAAAGAACGTCCAGGCCTTGTGCAATGCCCGGTACTGCGCCGAGGCGAACTCGACAAAGGCCGCGTTGGCACAGCTGGGGATGATGTCGATGGTCGGCCAGCAGGTCCGCTGGATGAAGTCCTGAACCCGCTGGGCCCCGATGCTCTGCACGTCGTCGGGCAGCTCGTCGCTGGACGGGTAGGGGCAATCATCGGGATCGTCGTAGGTGGCGGTGATGCGGTCTGCCTCGCGACACAGATCGCGACACATGATCCCCCAGACGGTGTTCCACTCCTTCACCTCGACCAGCCCCATGGAATGGGTCAACGTGGCCTGAGGATCGAAATCGACGCAGAGCACCCGGTAACCATCGAGCGCGGCGGCGTGGGCCAGATGCTGTGCCACCACGGTCTTGCCGACACCGCCCTTGAAGTTGGACACCGCCACCCGCATCGCGCGGCCCTTGGGCCTGTGGGGCAGGAGGGTCTTGCCACGGAAGCGAAGACGGCGGCGCAGCTCGTTGATGTCCTGAAGAGAGAACCAACGCTGCCGGCCGTCCTCCTCGACCGTGCCCTGCGGCAGGGAGGGGTCATCGGCGAGCTTCTTGCGCAGCGTGTCGGCGGGGACGTCGAACATGAACTGACTGATCTCCCAGATGGAGAAGGGCCGCAGCTCCTTCACTTCTCCGGGGGAGAAGGTCGCGCGGCGCACGGCGGCCTGCTGGCTCAGGCTGCGTTCGTTCATGGTCAATAGGTCGGAATGGTCGCGCATGCTGTCCTCTTGCTCTGCCTCTTGTTTTCGGGCTTCCGGTTCGGAATAACGGGAAATCGAGAACTTGGCAAAACCGAAAATCGCGTTCTTGCGCAAAGGTGTCGCTGAAACACGCAGCAGCGATCGGATCGCCCTGTCGAAACAGGCTCTATTTGGTGACACCGGTGGTCGCTTGGGGTGACATGGGGTGTCCCCCTTAACCAATATAACCAGATTCTCTTTGAGATGATCTGGACGAGGTGAAATCCCGTATCTCGGAAACCGTTGACAGAAGACGCGACTTACGACCTTCTGAAGCCGAGGACAGAATCGAACAGACGCACCAGCCACGAAGAGGGCGACGCGATGAAGATGGACACCCTGCGGCTGACCGGGCCGCAAGCGGCTTCGGCCAAGTATGACGTGCTGACCGCGCTCAGCGCAATCGGCCTGCACCGCGGCGGAGGGGCGCAAGCCTCGGTTCTGCGACTGATCCTGTTGATCACCGCGCGATACAATTGGCGCGCGGACGAATTGTGTGTTCCGCAACGGGACATGGCGCGGATGTGGGGTGTGACGGAGCGGACTGTGAAACGCGAAGTCAAAGCCTGGCTGGATGGGCGGTTGGTCATCTGCAAACGCCAGGGCGTGCGGGGCAGGGCAGGGGCCTATCGCCTGGACATGGTCGAGATCTGGCAACAGGCGTCGGATCTGTGGCCCCTGATCGGACCGGACTACGCTGAACGGATGACGCCGCAGCCAGTCGCGACGAATGTGATCACAGCGGATTTTGCCCAGACCAGAGACGAGACAAGACCCGAACCGGGCAGTTGGCGCGCCGTGTCGCGGCGGTTGAAGTTGATCGATGCGGCCATGCATGCCGCCTGGATCGCGCCGCTGCGCCTGACCGTGAATGACGCAGAGCGGGTGGAGCTGACCGCGCCCACGCGCTTTGCGGCGCATTACATCGAAACGCATCTGCGTCGCGTCCTGGACGAGGCCGTAGAAGCAGAGATGGGGCCGGGGCGGCGGATTGTGGTTCGGGCCGAGGGGGCCTGAGCGGGGCTTGACTCGACCCGATGACTTGGGGTTTTACGTTGATTGATCCGTCAATCAACGTAGCAGGCCATGATCCCGAAACCCGAAATCGAACGCCGTAACGCCCTGGTGCAGGCAGCCATTGCCGAGATCGGCGCCGCCGGCACACTGGATGTGACCGTGGCGAAAATCGCGCGGCGGGCAGGAATGTCGCCCGCGCTGGCGCATCATTACTTCGGCTCCAAGGACCGGATGCTGATTGCGTCCATGCGGCATGTGCTGGCCTTGTTCGGCGCCGAGGTGCGCGCGGCATTGGCCGGTGTGACGACCCCCGAAGCGCGGATCGAGGCGATCGTTCGGACCAGTTTCGCGCCCTCGAACTTCCGCCAGGATGTGGTCGCCGCCTGGCTGAATTTCTACGTGCATGCGCAGCGGGACGAAGGGACGCGGAGGCTTTTGCGTCTCTACCAAAGGCGATTGCGGTCGAACCTGTTGGTCGGGCTGCGTGGACGCTGTGCCGATCCCGGCGCCTTGGCAGAGGGGATCGCCGCGATGATCGACGGTCTTTATGTGCGCCAGGCCCTGAGCGGGGCGGATGGCGACAGGGCGGTCGAGCTGGTGATGGACTATGTGAACCGGGGGACGCGATGAACACCGAGACAAGGCCCAATATTCTCATCCTGATGGTCGATCAGCTGAACGGGACGCTGTTTCCCGACGGCCCTGCCGATTTCCTGCATGCGCCGAACCTGAAGGCACTGGCGGCGAAGTCGCGGCGGTTCCGCAATTGCTATACCGCCTCGCCGCTCTGCGCGCCGGGGCGGGCGTCGTTCATGTCGGGCCTGCTGCCGTCGCGCACGCGGGTTTATGACAACGCCGCCGAGTTTTCGTCCGACATTCCGACCTATGCGCATCACCTGCGGCGCGCGGGATATCGCACTTGTCTGTCGGGCAAGATGCATTTCGTCGGTCCCGATCAGCTGCACGGGTTGGAGGAGCGGCTGACCACCGACATCTATCCTGCGGATTTCGGCTGGACGCCGGATTACCGCAAACCCGGCGAGCGGATCGAATGGTGGTATCACAACATGGGCTCGGTCACCGGGGCCGGCGTGGCCGAGATCACCAACCAGATGGAATACGATGACGACGTGGCCCACAAGGCGATGCAGTGGCTCTATGATGCCGCGCGGGGACACGACGCGCGGCCCTGGTGTTTGACCGTCAGTTTTACCCATCCGCATGACCCCTATGTGGCGCGCAAGAAGTTCTGGGATCTGTATGAGGACTGCGACCGGCTGGAGCCGGAGGTGGGCGAGATGGCCTATGACGCCCACGATCCGCATTCCAGGCGCATCCTGGACGCCAACGATCGCGGCAACTTCGAGGTTACCAAGGAAGACGTGCGGCGGTCGCGGCAGGCCTATTTCGCCAACATCTCCTACCTGGATGAGAAGGTGGGCGAGGTGCTGCGGGTTCTGGAGGAGACGCGGCAGGACGCTGTCATCCTGTTTGTCAGCGACCACGGTGACATGCTGGGCGAGCGGGGGCTGTGGTACAAGATGTCCTTCCTGGAGGGATCGGCCCGCGTGCCCATGATGCTCGCCTCGCCGGGCATCGAGCCCGGCCTCGACGAGACCCCGGTGTCGAACATCGACGTCTGCCCGACGCTCTGCGATCTGGCCGGGGTCGACATCGCCGAGGTCGCGCCCTGGACCACGGGCGAAAGCCTGGTGCCGCTGGGGCAGGGGGGACGGCGCGAGACGCCGGTGGCGATGGAATACGCGGCCGAGGGGTCCTATGCGCCGATGGTGGCGCTGGTGTCGGGGCAGTGGAAATACACCCGCTGTTCGCTGGACCCCGAACAGCTGTTCGACCTGGCCGCCGACCCGCATGAGTTGGTGAACCTGGCCGAGGATCCGGCCCATGGGGAGAGGTTGTCTGCGTTGCGCGCCGAGGCGGATCGCCGGTGGGACCTGGAGCGGTTCGACGCCGAGGTCCGCGAGAGCCAGGCGCGGCGGTGGGTTGTCTATGAGGCGTTGCGGCAGGGCGGCTACTACCCCTGGGACTGGCAACCGATGCGCGTCGCCTCGGAACGCTACATGCGCAACCACATGGATCTGAACGTGCTGGAAGAGAACCAGCGTTTTCCGCGCGGGGAGTAGGGGCTTCGCCCCCGGCGCATGCGCGCCTCCCCCGAGTATTTTTGCCGAGAAGAAGCCCCGGACGGGGCAGTAAGGACCGAGATGAACCGACCGAATGCACAGCCCGTGGCCAGTCATTTTGTGGATGGGGCCTATGTCGAGGATACGGCGGGGGCCCCGATCGAGGTGATCTATCCGGCCACGGGCGAGGTGATCGCCACGGTCCATGAAGCGACCGAAGCGGTCATCGAACAGGCGCTGGCCTCGGCTGCGCGGGCGCAGGTCGCCTGGGCCGCGACGGACCCGGCGGAGCGGGGGCGCGTGTTGAAGCGGGCGGCCGGGATGATCCGGGCGCGCAACCGCGAGCTGTCGGTTCTGGAGACGCTGGATACAGGCAAGCCGTTGCAGGAAACGCTTGTGGCCGACGCGGCCTCGGGCGCGGATGCCTTGGAGTATTTCGGCGGGCTGGCCGTGGACGTGACCGGCACGTCGATGCAGTTCGGCGGCGATTGGGCCTATACGATCCGGCGGCCCCTTGGGGTTTGCGTGGGCATCGGGGCCTGGAACTATCCCACGCAGATCGCCTGCTGGAAGGGGGCACCCGCGCTGGCCACCGGCAATGCCATGATCTTCAAGCCGTCTGAGGCGACGCCGCTTTGCGCGCTGAAGGTAGCCGAGATCCTGGTCGAGGCGGGTCTGCCTGCGGGTCTGTTCAACGTGGTGCAGGGCAGGGGGGCCGTGGGCGGTGCCCTGACCGGGGACGCGCGGGTGGCGAAGGTATCGCTGACCGGGTCGGTGCCCACGGGGCGCAAGGTCGCGGGCGCGGCCTCGGGGGCCATGAAGCATGTCACGATGGAACTGGGGGGCAAGTCACCGATCCTGGTGTTTGAAGACGCCGATCTGGAAGATGCGATTTCCGGGGCGATCAACGGCAACTTTTATTCCTCGGGGCAGATCTGTTCCAACGGCACGCGGGTGTTCGTGCATGAGGACATCGCCGAGGCGTTCCTGACCCGTTTGGCCGACCGGTTGGAGGGGGTCGTGATGGGGGACCCTCTGGACGAAGCGGTCAACTATGGGCCGATGACCACCGAGGCGCAGGCCGACATCGTGATGCGCTATCTGCAGGTGGCCCGGACCGAAGGCGCGCGGGTCGTGACCGGCGGCACCCGGCTGGACCGGGAGGGGGCCTGGATCGCGCCCACGGTGCTGGCGGATCTGACGGACGACATGACGGTCGTGCGCGAAGAGGTGTTCGGCCCGGTGATGTCGGTCCTGACCTTCCGCGACGAGGATGAGGTGATCGCGCGGGCCAATGCCACGCAGTTCGGCCTGTCGGCGGGTCTGTTCACGCGCGACATCACGCGGGCGCACCGCGTCGTGGCGCAGTTGATGGCGGGAACCTGCTGGATCAACCAGTACAACCTGACGCCAGCGGGCATGCCGTTCGGCGGGTCCAGGCAGTCGGGCATCGGGCGCGAAAACGCGCGCATGGCGATGGATCACTTCACCGAGGTGCAGACCGTCTATGTCGGCATGTCCAAGGTGGAGGCGGCATTTTGACCGCCGCACGCCTGGCACCGGTTGATGCGGTCAAGTGGATCGCGACCATCGTCCAACTGGTTGGTTATGGACTGACCGGATTGGGAATCGTGCCCTGGAACATCTTTGCCTTCTTCCTGGGCATCGGCCTGTGGTTCGCGGTCGGGGTGATGTGGAACGACCGCGCCATCATGGTGGTCCATGTCGGGGCCTTTCTGTCTCTTCTTCTTGGGTATCTGAACGCATGACCATGGTTGCGGATTACGTCATCGTTGGCGCGGGGTCGGCGGGTTGTGCGCTGGCCTATCGTCTGGTCGAGGCCGGGCATACGGTTCTGGTGGTGGAATACGGTGGCACCGATGCGGGGCCGTTGATCCAGATGCCGGGCGCGCTGTCGTTCCCGATGAACATGGCGCGCTACGACTGGGGCTTCGAGAGCGAGCCGGAGCCGCATCTGGGCGGGCGCGTCCTGGCCACGCCGCGTGGCAAGGTGCTGGGCGGGTCGTCGTCGATCAACGGCATGGTCTATGTGCGCGGCCATGCCCGCGATTTCGACACCTGGGCCGAGATGGGGGCCAGCGGTTGGGGGTACGGCGATGTGCTGCCGTATTTCAAGCGGATGGAGCATTGGCACGCGAACGGTCATGGCGGCGACCCGGATTGGCGCGGCACGGATGGGCCGCTGCATGTGTCGCGGGGCACGCGGGAAAACCCCTTGTATCAGGCGTTCGTCGATGCCGGGCGGCAAGCGGGTTATGAAACCACGGACGATTACAACGGCGAGAAGCAGGAAGGCTTCGGCCCGATGGAGCAGACCGTCTGGAAGGGCCGCCGCTGGTCGGCGGCGAATGCCTACCTGAAGCCCGCGCGGGCCACGCAGCGCTGCGAAGTGGTGCATGGTATGGCGGAGCGGGTTGTTTTCTTCGACGGGCGCGCGACCGGCGTGCAGCTGGCGGGCGGGCAGGTCGTCGAGGCGCGCGCGGAGGTGATCATCGCCGCCAGCTCGATCAACTCGCCCAAGTTGCTGATGCAGTCGGGCATCGGGCCGGGCGCGCATCTGGCAGAGCATGGCATCGACGTGCGGGCCGACCGCGCGGGCGTAGGCCAGAACCTGCAGGACCATCTGGAGATGTATATCCAGATGGCCGCGTCCCAGCCGGTCACGTTGTTCCGGTACTGGAACCTGCTGGGCAAGGCCTATGTGGGCGCGCGCTGGCTGTTCACGCGGACCGGACCGGGGGCGACCAACAATTTCGAAAGCTGTGCGTTCATCCGGTCAAGGGCCGGGGTCGACTATCCGGATATCCAGTATCATTTCCTGCCGCTTGCCGTGCGCTATGACGGACAGGCCGCCGCCGAGGGGCATGGGTTTCAGGCCCATGTCGGGCCGATGCGCTCGGCCTCGCGGGGGGCGGTGACCTTGCGGTCCGGGGACCCGGCGGACAAGCCGCGCATCCTGTTCAACTACATGTCCGACCCGCAGGATTGGGAAGATTTCCGAACATGCATCCGGCTCACGCGGGAGATTTTCGCGCAGGACGCCTTTGCCCCCTTCCGCAAGCATGAGATCCAGCCCGGCGCAGCCGTGCAAACCGATGCGGAGCTGGATGCCGCCATCATGGAACACGTGGAGAGCGCCTATCACCCCTGCGGCACCTGTCGGATGGGTGCGGCGGGTGATCCCGGTGCGGTGGTCGACCCGGAATGCCGCGTGATCGGGGTCGAGGGGCTGCGCGTGGCCGACAGCTCGATCTTTCCGCAGATCACTAACGGCAACCTGAACGGCCCGTCGATCATGGTGGGTGAGAAGGCGGCGGATCATATACTTGGCAAGCGGTTGCCCGGCTGTGACACGGCCCCCTGGATTCACCTCGACTGGCGGACCTCGCAGCGCTAGGCAGGTCGGTCCACGCGGCCCAGACGTTCGGCGATCTCTCGCAGGTGGCGCAGATCTGTACCGCAGCAGCCGCCGACGACGCGGATGGCGGCGCTTTCCCGTGCCATGCCGTGCAGTTGTTGGCCCAGCTCTGCCGGGTTGCCGTCATCCAGTACCGTGGCGTTGTCCAGTTCCTCATGGCTTTGTCGGGAGGCGTTGGCGATGATGCCAGACAGGTCCCGTTGCCAGGCACCGCCGTCCAGACCGCAGGCGATGTGATCCGGGTGGGCACAGTTCACCATGACGGTGACATCGGGCGCGGCCTGTTTCAGGTGTGCCACCGCCGTTGACAGGGGGGTGCCGTCGGCAAGTTTTCCGTCGGTTTCGACCGTATAGGAGATCAGCGCGGGCAGGGTCGCGCGGCTGGCGGCGCGGGCGATGCCGATCGCTTCGGCAGACGATCCCAGGGTATAGGCCGCGACGATGTCCGCCCCGGCGGCGCGGGCGGCGTCGATCTGGGGCCCGTGGTATCGGCCCGCTTCCTCTGCGTCGGCCTGTCCGGCGGCGTATCCGTCGCCCCGGGGACCGATCTGGACGCTTGCGACTGCGGCAACGCCGGGGTTGGCCGCCAATATGTCACGCACCAGCGTGACCGCGTCCCGGGTGACCCGAGGCAGATCCTCCGCCGCATAGCCGACCGCCGCGGCACGGTCGGGATTGGCCATCCAGGTGGGCGTATCGAGGATGACGCCCACGCCGGTGTCGCGACTGATGGTCAGCAAGGCGTCGTAGTAGCCCCGCAGGTGGGTCCGGCCCGCATCGCTGTCGATCATCGGGAATGCGGCGAATTCCGGCAGGTCGTAGCCTTGGTTGAAGATCAGGTCGGTCTCCATGCCGGTCCAGGCCAGCCAGTATCTGTCATCGGTGAGGGGGGAGGGGACGGTCATCTGCAGTCTCCGCTGATCGGGAGGGCCCAGGTTCCCTCGGGGGGCGGGACAGAGACTAACATATTTCAACGGGACAATCACCGTCGTCACATGCGGCGTCAGGACAGAGCATCAGAAGCTGCGATGCCAGGGCAGGGCCGATAGCGCGGAGAAGCGGCGCTGTCCGCCGATGTCGCGGCGGCGGAGTTGTCAGGCGATATTGCCGTGCGAATGGGACGCGTCGCGCTTGCTTACTTTCCAAAGCCAGTGGCCCATTGCGATAACTGCCAGCAAGGCCACCAGAAAACCGCTTGCGTTGCCAAGCATTGTCGCAAGCGTGGTGATCTGGTCAGAGAAGCTGTAGCCAAGACCAATGTAGATCCCGACCCAAAAGACTTCTCCCGCCGCACCCCAGAGGGCGAATTTGACCCAGTTGTACCCTGTGATGCCGCTGACGAGGTTTACATAGGGGCCAAGCGGGGCGACCAGCCAGCAGGACAGGAACACGCTGATCGGGCCTTTTCGATCCATGTAGGATTTGGCACCATCCCGCAGCTTTGCCCGCTTGGGGTTCGCGTCAAGCCAGTCCGAGATACGACGTCCAAATCTTCGCGCAAGAAAATAGCCGGAATTGTCGCCCGCGACTGCGCCGCCATAGGCTGCGGCGACGGTCGTCGTCGTATCAAGATCGCCTGTTGCGGCAAAGCTGCCCCCGGCCAGCATCATCAGCGAAGACGGGATCGGGACGCATAGGCACGACAGGAACGTGACGACAAAAAGGATCAGAACGCCGTAGTCCGTCATGAGATCAAGAATTATCTCAGTCATCGCGATTGGCCCGATGAGCAGCGGTGGCTTCCAGGACCCGCTGCTGCAGGTCAGCGAGTGTCACGCCATTGGCGGCGGCGATGTCCTCGAGCCTGCGTCGGCGGGGCGGATCACCCGGCTCGAAGAACAGGGCTGGGCCAAGGACATCGGGCGGAATGTCATAGGACTGCGCGACATATCGCGGCGTCATCCAGGGGGCGAGCGGTTGATCCTGATGGCGGGGGTCGTTCCAGTAGATCGCCGCGCCGATCGCATTGAACCCGAAATACCCCGCCACGCAGACAAACCCCAGGAATGCCAACAGAGCCGCGCGGTGGTGCGCCCACAGCGATTTGAAACGGAGAAGCATGCGTGAACTCTTCTGTGCCGATGTCCTGCCGGATGTCATAGCGTGTCTGACCGGATCAGGCACTAGCCAGAAGACCGCGTCAGATTGTTGGACCGGACACATGGCAGAGCCGACAGCAGACAAGCGGTCGACAAATCGACCAGGCGTGCAAAAGCGATACGCGTCCGCATCATCCACGGAACAAATGTCCGCCACCACGGCGAGCCGTCGGGATCTGACCGGCATTTCGCATGGCGCCCGCCCTATGCCTCATGGGCGAAAGGGCGGGGCAGTTCGGCAGCAATTCAGGCGCCGCGGACGGCCCCCTCGGCCACGCGGGGGACCAGGGCGCGGACCAGGTCCGACATGTCGATTTCGCCGACGGGTTGTCCGTCCTGCAGGACGCGGTAGGCGCGGTCCGTCTCGCCGCCCGACAGCGCGATCAGGCTTTCCAGCGTGTCGTTCGCATCGACGTCGCCCGCCACCTCGCGCCCGGTGGGCACCTCGTGCATGACTGAGCGGACGCGCAGGACGCGGGCGCGGTTGATGTCGCTGACGAAGTCTTCGATGTAGGGATCGGCCGGGTTCAGCAGGATGTGCTGCGGCTCGCCTTGCTGAACGACGGCACCGTCGTTCAGGATGACCAGATGGTCGGCGATCTTGAGCGCTTCGTCCAGGTCGTGCGTGATGAAGACGATGGTCTTGTGCAGCTCTTTCTGAAGCTCCAGCAGAAGGTCCTGCATGTCTGTGCGGATCAGCGGGTCGAGCGCCGAGAACGCTTCGTCCATCAGCATGATGTCGGAGTTGGAGGTCAGGGCGCGGGCGATGCCGACGCGCTGTTGCATGCCGCCCGACAGTTGGTGCGGATAGCGGTCCTCGAACCCCTCGAGACCCACGCGGGACAGCCATTTGCGGGCCTCCGCCTCGCGGGTGGCCTGGTCGATGTCCTGCACCTCCAGCGGCATGGCAGCGTTGGACAGAACGGTGCGGTGCGGCAGCAGGGCGAATTTCTGGAACACCATCGACATCTTCTTGCGGCGCATTTCGCGCAGCTGTTCGGCGTCGTAGGTGGTCACGTCGATGCCATCGACCTCCACCGCGCCGGCGGTCGGGTCGATGAGCAGGTTGAGGTGCCGGATCAGGGTCGACTTTCCCGACCCGGACAGGCCCATGACCACGGTGATTTCACCGGCGTGCATGTCGACGTTGATGTCCTGCAGGCCTAGCACGTGGTTGTATTCAGCCAACAGCTCGGGCTTGCCCATGCCAGCGCGAACATGGTCCATCATCTTTTTCGACTGCGCGCCGAAGATCTTGTAGAGGCCCTTGATCGCGACCTGCGGGGTGTCTGTACGGGTCCGGGTCATTTCACGCTCCGCGAGACGTCAACGCGGGCCAGTGCCGCCTTGGTGGAACGGTCCAGAAGGACCGCAAGAAGGACGATACAGAAGCCCGCGACCAGGCCCA from the Jannaschia sp. M317 genome contains:
- the betI gene encoding transcriptional regulator BetI, with amino-acid sequence MPKPEIERRNALVQAAIAEIGAAGTLDVTVAKIARRAGMSPALAHHYFGSKDRMLIASMRHVLALFGAEVRAALAGVTTPEARIEAIVRTSFAPSNFRQDVVAAWLNFYVHAQRDEGTRRLLRLYQRRLRSNLLVGLRGRCADPGALAEGIAAMIDGLYVRQALSGADGDRAVELVMDYVNRGTR
- the betB gene encoding betaine-aldehyde dehydrogenase, which translates into the protein MNRPNAQPVASHFVDGAYVEDTAGAPIEVIYPATGEVIATVHEATEAVIEQALASAARAQVAWAATDPAERGRVLKRAAGMIRARNRELSVLETLDTGKPLQETLVADAASGADALEYFGGLAVDVTGTSMQFGGDWAYTIRRPLGVCVGIGAWNYPTQIACWKGAPALATGNAMIFKPSEATPLCALKVAEILVEAGLPAGLFNVVQGRGAVGGALTGDARVAKVSLTGSVPTGRKVAGAASGAMKHVTMELGGKSPILVFEDADLEDAISGAINGNFYSSGQICSNGTRVFVHEDIAEAFLTRLADRLEGVVMGDPLDEAVNYGPMTTEAQADIVMRYLQVARTEGARVVTGGTRLDREGAWIAPTVLADLTDDMTVVREEVFGPVMSVLTFRDEDEVIARANATQFGLSAGLFTRDITRAHRVVAQLMAGTCWINQYNLTPAGMPFGGSRQSGIGRENARMAMDHFTEVQTVYVGMSKVEAAF
- a CDS encoding AAA family ATPase, coding for MRDHSDLLTMNERSLSQQAAVRRATFSPGEVKELRPFSIWEISQFMFDVPADTLRKKLADDPSLPQGTVEEDGRQRWFSLQDINELRRRLRFRGKTLLPHRPKGRAMRVAVSNFKGGVGKTVVAQHLAHAAALDGYRVLCVDFDPQATLTHSMGLVEVKEWNTVWGIMCRDLCREADRITATYDDPDDCPYPSSDELPDDVQSIGAQRVQDFIQRTCWPTIDIIPSCANAAFVEFASAQYRALHKAWTFFGCVARYLDELPDDQYDIIIFDCPPAIGYQSLNAAFASDILYIPSGPGYWEYDSTTSFLGQLGDALADISEGFTGIAEEAGLTLPKTFRDIRLLMTRYETTNPLHAAMSDAFANVFGADVCRHPVEMTRAVEQSGRFQMSVYEQDYRQMTRETWKRARQSFDRAYGEFKETVLTAWEADASVKGDVA
- a CDS encoding DUF6552 family protein; this encodes MTAARLAPVDAVKWIATIVQLVGYGLTGLGIVPWNIFAFFLGIGLWFAVGVMWNDRAIMVVHVGAFLSLLLGYLNA
- a CDS encoding ParB N-terminal domain-containing protein; the protein is MTSKNKFGFAPIDTPAVKRDRRPGPMGAAVRETAETLHETTEAKIEQRRRNAEDAKAWREAQEAGHVLLSLPLDRIGTEALPRDRLDLEAVAASDEMEELKASIRARGQREPIEVWAEGDGYQLKKGWRRLTALRQLHDETGDDRFAMVVARVEGGADDRLARYVDMVEENVVREDLTFAEMAQVAISAAEDPAVDEIDPDAMVARLYASLHKTKRSYIKAFVWMLSILGADLRFPKAVGRDLGVSVARALRVPGEVETLRARLATAEDAQAQNRLLQGFVEAEKRGAGQGAARPAMAKLEFRVGALKVTARDGEFRVVSDTNFAQMPRDRLEAAVKAFEAELARGPRIRKL
- the betA gene encoding choline dehydrogenase; the encoded protein is MVADYVIVGAGSAGCALAYRLVEAGHTVLVVEYGGTDAGPLIQMPGALSFPMNMARYDWGFESEPEPHLGGRVLATPRGKVLGGSSSINGMVYVRGHARDFDTWAEMGASGWGYGDVLPYFKRMEHWHANGHGGDPDWRGTDGPLHVSRGTRENPLYQAFVDAGRQAGYETTDDYNGEKQEGFGPMEQTVWKGRRWSAANAYLKPARATQRCEVVHGMAERVVFFDGRATGVQLAGGQVVEARAEVIIAASSINSPKLLMQSGIGPGAHLAEHGIDVRADRAGVGQNLQDHLEMYIQMAASQPVTLFRYWNLLGKAYVGARWLFTRTGPGATNNFESCAFIRSRAGVDYPDIQYHFLPLAVRYDGQAAAEGHGFQAHVGPMRSASRGAVTLRSGDPADKPRILFNYMSDPQDWEDFRTCIRLTREIFAQDAFAPFRKHEIQPGAAVQTDAELDAAIMEHVESAYHPCGTCRMGAAGDPGAVVDPECRVIGVEGLRVADSSIFPQITNGNLNGPSIMVGEKAADHILGKRLPGCDTAPWIHLDWRTSQR
- the betC gene encoding choline-sulfatase; amino-acid sequence: MNTETRPNILILMVDQLNGTLFPDGPADFLHAPNLKALAAKSRRFRNCYTASPLCAPGRASFMSGLLPSRTRVYDNAAEFSSDIPTYAHHLRRAGYRTCLSGKMHFVGPDQLHGLEERLTTDIYPADFGWTPDYRKPGERIEWWYHNMGSVTGAGVAEITNQMEYDDDVAHKAMQWLYDAARGHDARPWCLTVSFTHPHDPYVARKKFWDLYEDCDRLEPEVGEMAYDAHDPHSRRILDANDRGNFEVTKEDVRRSRQAYFANISYLDEKVGEVLRVLEETRQDAVILFVSDHGDMLGERGLWYKMSFLEGSARVPMMLASPGIEPGLDETPVSNIDVCPTLCDLAGVDIAEVAPWTTGESLVPLGQGGRRETPVAMEYAAEGSYAPMVALVSGQWKYTRCSLDPEQLFDLAADPHELVNLAEDPAHGERLSALRAEADRRWDLERFDAEVRESQARRWVVYEALRQGGYYPWDWQPMRVASERYMRNHMDLNVLEENQRFPRGE
- a CDS encoding DnaA N-terminal domain-containing protein, producing MKMDTLRLTGPQAASAKYDVLTALSAIGLHRGGGAQASVLRLILLITARYNWRADELCVPQRDMARMWGVTERTVKREVKAWLDGRLVICKRQGVRGRAGAYRLDMVEIWQQASDLWPLIGPDYAERMTPQPVATNVITADFAQTRDETRPEPGSWRAVSRRLKLIDAAMHAAWIAPLRLTVNDAERVELTAPTRFAAHYIETHLRRVLDEAVEAEMGPGRRIVVRAEGA